The genomic region TAAGTTTGCCACAGGGGTACGCTCCTTGCCTTGCAGGCTACTCAACCCAAGTAGCAATAGTATTGGGAAGGTCACATGAGAAATTGCAGCATAAGGAGTACTCCTTCATTTTCACCAATTGCAGCTTGTATGTGTGCATGCGTGCACATGGTTGAAGGAAATGAAAAATGCTTCTCAACCAATTAATGAATAGAGTTGTTCCTATGAGAGGTTCCCTCTGCCGTGCTGATGCTCACATATATGGGCTGTAGTCCAGTTTTCATCCTGTCAGAACTTACGTCCACCATATAAGAAACCTAGTTGTTAAACTCCAACTGTTTGTTCTCGCATAATGTAACTTCAGGTGCACTAGAGAAGCTGTGACTTGGACAGACTAGACATTCCTCCCAAAGGGTGGGTGCAGCATAGGGCGGGGCACGGCGGGGAGGTCGCCATGGCTAGCAGGGATCCCGATGCAGGCGCCCGCGGGGAACCACACGGGGAGGCCACCGCGCGCCCGGATGCAGGCAGCACTCGATCTCCACCGGCGGTCGCGACACCGCAGGAAGGTAGCGGGGGCGGGTGGAGCGGATCCGGGACGGGCCGGCGCTGGGTGGGGGCGTGACAGTGGTGGGATGTCGCCGGGGTGCGGTGGCCGCTGCTGGGTGGTGGCCGTCGTGGTCTACGGCTTGTGGGTTGGGGATCGTGTGGGAGACGGGGTAGAAGGTTGGGGTACAGGGAGGTAGATAGCCGGTGGTGGGAGGTTGACTTGGTGTGTGTATGCACGCGTTAGTGTGTGTGGctacataagaaaataaaatgagagTAAAACACATGTGACAACGACACTTTTATTATTATTCAAAATGGAACTGAAATTGATGTCGGTACAAACCTACAACATCATTTATCGCAAACAAAAAAAGCATTATATTAATAACTATCATCATAGGGTGCTAGCAAGGCATAGCCAAGGTTGACCAGCATGGCCATCTCAAAATTTTCATTGATAAGTGAATCTGCCCTTGGCTTCTCTATGCTCAGATTGGACATGCACCCATCGATGGGGAAACCCACTCTATCAACCCAACGAAGAAGCTCAAAGGGCTGTAGCTCGCCCTTGTCTCCGCGATAGTCCGTGAACATGGAATCACATATGTTGATGATTCTCGTTGTGGTATCATAGTAAACCTTGCATAAATAGAGGTCACGGATTTTCACTGTACCTTTCTTTGCATTTTGTAGCATTTTCTCAACATTGTGATTAGCAGTATTGAGGCGGTCTTTAAGGATATCAATGGCGATGAGCACTAGGTCAAGGTGGTCCCTAGCATCAACACTCCGATTGCTCGATTGCAGGGTCGACAAGCAAAATTCCTGTGTGACATGGAGTTCGAAATCGCGACTGTAGCCTGATGCATTCTTGCA from Triticum aestivum cultivar Chinese Spring chromosome 4A, IWGSC CS RefSeq v2.1, whole genome shotgun sequence harbors:
- the LOC123083401 gene encoding uncharacterized protein yields the protein MATTLISSIIFSASLFVIFSMAITAKANDSGSGRAKVTNLMLEACKNASGYSRDFELHVTQEFCLSTLQSSNRSVDARDHLDLVLIAIDILKDRLNTANHNVEKMLQNAKKGTVKIRDLYLCKVYYDTTTRIINICDSMFTDYRGDKGELQPFELLRWVDRVGFPIDGCMSNLSIEKPRADSLINENFEMAMLVNLGYALLAPYDDSY